A section of the Humulus lupulus chromosome 2, drHumLupu1.1, whole genome shotgun sequence genome encodes:
- the LOC133817225 gene encoding alkane hydroxylase MAH1-like has product MSMVIVGVVLFGLVLVIHHWWRNRNAIVTNWPMLGMLPTVLYNIPRLHDFITEIMKKSGGTFELKCPLFSSMNFIITCDPSNLQHIATTKFSNYPKGEEFREVFDVLGDGILNVDSHLWKLQRKMFQLWTQRHAKFDSFVAMTLYRKVVDDLVPFLNHATETKIQVDLQETLQKMITFDNAILFIFGLDLASYSFKSSKSDYQKAFNEGQEAVILRHVIPKSYWKLLRWLDIGTERKLRIARETFDEFIYQCISLKRDQMSHNQSQNNNNAHHDGEANLGLLTIYMEEKEKPYSDKFLRDVAYSFLAAARDTLTAGLCWFFWLVATRPDIETKILEEMKEKLVGNYDNLDHNKREELMSKLVYLQATIYETFRLYPSVPFNHKTPTKADVFPSGHHVKPKQMVLTSVYSTGRMEEVWGKDCLDFKPERWISEQGEFVYVPPHKFAAFHIGARTCLGKDMALIQMKIMALTILKNYHFHIVEGHLVCPTLMVTMNMKYGLKLRVSKRSF; this is encoded by the exons atgagtATGGTGATAGTTGGGGTGGTTCTATTTGGCCTAGTTCTTGTGATTCACCATTGGTGGCGAAATAGAAATGCAATAGTTACGAATTGGCCGATGTTAGGCATGTTGCCAACAGTGCTGTATAACATCCCACGTCTCCATGACTTCATAACTGAGATTATGAAGAAAAGTGGAGGCACATTTGAGTTAAAATGCCCTTTGTTTAGTAGCATGAATTTCATCATCACATGCGACCCTTCGAATCTTCAACACATTGCCACCACAAAATTCTCAAACTATCCCAAAGGAGAAGAGTTTAGGGAGGTGTTTGATGTTCTAGGGGATGGGATTCTCAATGTTGATTCTCATTTATGGAAACTTCAAAGAAAAATGTTTCAGCTTTGGACTCAAAGACATGCTAAGTTTGATTCATTCGTTGCAATGACTCTCTACCGAAAGGTGGTCGATGACTTAGTCCCATTTCTTAATCACGCCACTGAAACCAAAATCcag GTTGATCTACAAGAAACGTTACAGAAAATGATCACATTCGATAatgcaattttatttatttttgggctAGATCTTGCATCCTATTCATTTAAATCCTCTAAAAGCGACTATCAAAAGGCATTTAATGAGGGACAAGAGGCAGTGATTCTCCGACATGTTATACCCAAAAGCTATTGGAAATTGCTAAGATGGTTAGATATTGGAACTGAGCGAAAGCTAAGAATAGCACGAGAAACGTTCGATGAATTCATATACCAGTGCATCTCATTAAAAAGAGATCAAATGAGCCACAACCAAAGTCAAAATAATAACAATGCTCATCATGATGGGGAAGCTAACTTGGGTTTGTTAACAATTTAtatggaagaaaaagaaaagccaTATTCAGACAAGTTTCTTAGAGACGTTGCATATAGTTTCTTGGCAGCGGCTAGGGACACCTTGACTGCTGGATTATGTTGGTTCTTTTGGCTTGTGGCAACTCGCCCTGATATAGAGACCAAAATTCttgaagaaatgaaagaaaagtTGGTAGGAAATTATGATAATTTAGATCATAACAAAAGAGAGGAGTTGATGAGTAAATTAGTATATCTACAAGCAACAATATATGAAACATTTCGACTCTATCCATCGGTGCCTTTCAACCATAAAACCCCAACTAAAGCAGACGTTTTTCCAAGTGGTCATCATGTAAAGCCAAAGCAAATGGTGTTGACATCTGTTTATTCAACGGGGAGAATGGAAGAAGTTTGGGGAAAAGATTGTTTGGATTTTAAGCCAGAGAGATGGATTTCAGAGCAAGGAGAATTTGTGTATGTACCACCTCACAAGTTTGCAGCTTTTCATATTGGAGCAAGGACTTGTTTGGGTAAAGACATGGCTTTGATTCAAATGAAAATCATGGCACTCACCATTCTTAAAAATTATCATTTTCATATTGTAGAAGGACATCTAGTATGCCCTACTTTGATGGTCACCATGAACATGAAGTATGGACTCAAACTTAGGGTTTCCAAAAGATCTTtttga
- the LOC133817224 gene encoding alkane hydroxylase MAH1-like, giving the protein MVIVGVVLFGLVLVVHHWWRNRNAIVTNWPMLGMLPTLLYNIPRLHDFITEIMKKSGGTFELKCPLFSSMNFIITCHPSNLQHIATTKFSNYPKGEEFREVFDVLGDGILNVDSHLWKLQRKMFQLWTQRHAKFDSFVAMTLYRKVVDDLVPFLNHATETKIQVDLQETLQKMITFDNAISFIFGLDLSSYSFKSSKSEYQKAFNEIQEAVFLRHVVPKSYWKLLRWLDIGTERKLRIARETFDEFIYQCISLKRDQMSHNQSQNNSNAHHDGEANLGLLTIYMEEKEKPYSDKFLRDVAYSFLAAARDTLTAGLCWFFWLVATHPDIETKILEEMKEKLVGNYDNLDHNKREELMSRLVYLQATIYETFRLYPPVPFNNKTPTKADVFPSGHHVKPKQMVLTSVYSTGRMEEVWGKDCLDFKPERWISEQGEFVYVPPHKFAAFHIGARTCLGKDMALIQMKIMALTILKNYHFHIVEGHLVCPTLTITMYMNYGLKLRVSKRSF; this is encoded by the exons ATGGTGATAGTTGGTGTGGTTCTATTTGGCCTAGTACTTGTGGTTCACCATTGGTGGCGAAATAGAAATGCAATAGTTACGAATTGGCCGATGTTAGGCATGTTGCCAACACTGCTGTATAACATCCCACGTCTCCATGACTTCATAACTGAGATTATGAAGAAAAGTGGAGGCACATTTGAGTTAAAATGCCCTTTGTTTAGTAGCATGAATTTCATCATCACATGCCACCCTTCGAATCTTCAACACATCGCCACCACAAAATTCTCCAACTATCCCAAAGGAGAAGAGTTTAGGGAGGTGTTTGATGTTCTAGGGGATGGGATTCTCAATGTTGATTCTCATTTATGGAAACTTCAAAGAAAAATGTTTCAGCTTTGGACTCAAAGACATGCTAAGTTTGATTCATTCGTTGCAATGACTCTCTACCGAAAGGTGGTCGATGACTTAGTCCCATTTCTTAATCACGCCACTGAAACCAAAATCcag GTTGATCTACAAGAAACGTTACAGAAAATGATCACATTCGATAATGCAATTTCATTCATTTTTGGGCTAGATCTTTCATCCTATTCGTTTAAATCCTCTAAAAGTGAATATCAAAAGGCATTTAATGAGATACAAGAGGCAGTGTTTCTCCGACATGTTGTACCAAAAAGCTATTGGAAATTGCTAAGATGGTTAGATATTGGAACTGAGCGAAAGCTAAGAATAGCACGAGAAACCTTCGATGAATTCATATACCAGTGCATCTCATTAAAACGAGATCAAATGAGCCACAACCAAAGTCAAAATAATAGCAATGCTCATCATGATGGGGAAGCTAACTTGGGTTTGTTAACAATTTAtatggaagaaaaagaaaagccaTATTCAGACAAGTTTCTTAGAGACGTTGCATATAGTTTCTTGGCAGCGGCTAGAGACACCTTGACTGCTGGATTATGTTGGTTCTTTTGGCTTGTGGCAACTCACCCTGATATAGAGACCAAAATTCttgaagaaatgaaagaaaagtTGGTAGGAAATTATGATAATTTAGATCATAACAAAAGAGAGGAGTTGATGAGTAGATTAGTATATCTACAAGCAACAATATATGAAACATTTCGACTCTATCCACCGGTGCCTTTCAACAATAAAACCCCAACTAAAGCAGACGTTTTTCCAAGTGGTCATCATGTAAAGCCAAAGCAAATGGTGTTGACATCTGTTTATTCAACGGGGAGAATGGAAGAAGTTTGGGGAAAAGATTGTTTGGATTTTAAGCCAGAGAGATGGATTTCAGAGCAAGGAGAATTTGTGTATGTACCACCTCACAAGTTTGCAGCTTTTCATATTGGAGCAAGGACTTGTTTGGGTAAAGACATGGCTTTGATTCAAATGAAAATCATGGCACTCACCATTCTTAAAAATTATCATTTTCATATTGTAGAAGGACATTTAGTATGCCCTACTTTGACGATCACCATGTACATGAATTATGGACTCAAACTTAGGGTTTCCAAAAGATCTTtttga